Proteins encoded in a region of the Deefgea piscis genome:
- a CDS encoding transglycosylase SLT domain-containing protein yields the protein MLTTIFSITLALSVASGNDNEEQWQARLAKATQQETRNPWAAAVTYCYAARLGITEAQYRLAMLYAFGFGVPEDRVAAASLLSIAAEQGHQEAQKMLETIRITGHRLPRCVEADVEPVMSKLPIQNAKMNANQQVVANIISKVATWHGVDPSFALSIAKVESGLNSSAVSPKSAMGVMQLIPETAARFNVKDVFNTSQNVKGGVRYLRWLLDRYQGNIALVAASYNAGEGKVDHYRGIPPYPETQQYVKKVLQLYPFSVHQTAADRDRDINVFPEPAKSKKTKVYR from the coding sequence ATGCTGACAACAATATTCAGCATAACCTTGGCATTGTCAGTGGCCTCTGGCAATGATAACGAAGAACAATGGCAAGCCAGACTAGCAAAAGCTACACAACAAGAAACGCGTAATCCATGGGCTGCGGCAGTCACATATTGCTATGCGGCGCGTTTAGGCATTACCGAAGCACAATATCGTTTAGCCATGTTGTATGCTTTTGGCTTTGGCGTGCCTGAAGACCGAGTCGCCGCCGCTAGCTTATTATCTATCGCTGCCGAACAAGGCCACCAAGAAGCACAAAAAATGCTCGAAACCATTCGCATCACGGGCCATCGTTTACCGCGCTGCGTTGAAGCGGATGTGGAGCCGGTCATGAGTAAATTACCGATCCAGAACGCCAAAATGAATGCCAACCAACAAGTTGTTGCCAATATCATTAGCAAAGTCGCCACTTGGCACGGCGTTGATCCATCATTTGCACTGAGCATCGCCAAAGTTGAATCGGGCCTCAATAGCAGCGCGGTTTCGCCCAAATCGGCGATGGGCGTGATGCAGCTGATTCCCGAAACGGCCGCGCGGTTTAATGTCAAAGATGTCTTTAATACCAGCCAAAATGTAAAAGGTGGGGTGCGCTATTTGCGCTGGCTACTCGATCGCTACCAAGGCAATATCGCCTTAGTGGCCGCCAGTTACAATGCAGGGGAAGGAAAAGTAGATCACTACCGTGGGATTCCGCCTTATCCAGAAACACAGCAATACGTGAAAAAAGTACTGCAACTCTACCCTTTTTCAGTTCACCAAACCGCTGCCGATCGCGACCGCGATATCAATGTGTTTCCAGAACCAGCTAAAAGCAAAAAAACAAAGGTATATCGCTAG
- a CDS encoding phytanoyl-CoA dioxygenase family protein produces MFEFSQPFDVAQLKRVFAEQGVVILRGFAAPEQVAEIRAEAMAALDKREAPFELEASLAYPGAPESVAAQGGQTIRRLRGMVARSPIFRQWATHPRLLALLRPLLGERITLTQVHHNSLMTKQPSFSSDTLWHRDLRYWRFSRPQLVSCWLALGDENPENGGLGFIPASHNLTLPETAFDSREFLLADHPVAAPWIAKAQFPRLSAGDVVLFDARTFHAASRNSTEKTKYSLVMSYHASDNLPLENSRSATEPGVDC; encoded by the coding sequence GTGTTTGAATTTTCTCAGCCGTTTGATGTTGCCCAGTTAAAGCGTGTATTTGCCGAGCAAGGCGTGGTGATTTTGCGCGGGTTTGCTGCACCTGAGCAGGTGGCCGAGATTCGCGCTGAGGCGATGGCTGCGTTAGATAAGCGCGAAGCACCATTTGAATTAGAAGCAAGCTTGGCGTATCCCGGTGCGCCCGAATCGGTTGCCGCGCAAGGTGGTCAGACGATTCGACGTTTACGCGGTATGGTGGCGCGCTCGCCTATTTTTAGGCAATGGGCGACGCATCCACGCTTGTTGGCGTTATTGCGACCGTTGTTGGGCGAGCGGATTACCTTAACGCAGGTGCACCACAATAGCTTGATGACCAAGCAACCTAGCTTTAGCAGCGATACGTTATGGCATCGTGATTTACGCTATTGGCGTTTTAGTCGGCCGCAGTTGGTGTCTTGCTGGTTGGCTTTGGGCGATGAAAATCCAGAAAACGGCGGCTTGGGATTTATTCCCGCATCACATAATTTGACCTTGCCCGAAACTGCTTTTGATTCGCGAGAATTTTTGCTTGCTGATCATCCAGTGGCTGCGCCGTGGATTGCTAAAGCGCAGTTTCCGCGCCTTAGTGCGGGCGATGTGGTGTTATTTGATGCGCGTACTTTTCATGCCGCGAGTCGCAATAGCACCGAAAAAACCAAGTATTCTTTAGTGATGAGCTACCATGCCAGTGACAATTTGCCACTAGAAAATAGTCGATCTGCGACTGAGCCCGGCGTAGATTGCTAG
- a CDS encoding TIGR02285 family protein, which produces MMSRWIRQSGYWFLSLCLLSAAPVRAAVVDEITWLLLDLPPWMILVDGKPTEGMSDIRRRMVFDRMPEYKQTFVVAPTIRIKAIMEEENPKACFALSLITPAHEKRFYAAPIEQVLPHSVIVRDEIIAKIPRTKEGKVDFAALVNSPSLRGLINKGRSYSDDIDEKVAKRAANSGLSYVTSIKGNSNAFKMLSQGRADYTVEYEELWMYAKRNTADLSSAKLKALPIDNAKLLTGGIVCPRTAWGRDAIIKIRNITSQLASNPEFQNRTNRWQSPETLSTYKVALDQFYKEMGKPLNLKELPPILIGRQPKWENNI; this is translated from the coding sequence ATGATGAGCAGATGGATTAGGCAATCGGGATATTGGTTTTTGAGTCTCTGTTTATTGTCAGCGGCACCAGTACGCGCAGCAGTGGTTGATGAGATTACGTGGTTGCTACTTGATTTGCCGCCTTGGATGATATTGGTCGATGGCAAGCCCACCGAAGGGATGTCGGATATCCGACGTCGCATGGTTTTTGACCGTATGCCAGAGTATAAGCAAACGTTTGTGGTGGCGCCCACGATCAGAATCAAGGCCATTATGGAAGAAGAAAATCCCAAAGCCTGCTTTGCCTTAAGTCTGATTACGCCTGCGCATGAAAAGCGATTTTATGCTGCGCCGATTGAGCAGGTTTTGCCGCACTCTGTCATCGTGAGGGACGAGATCATTGCGAAAATTCCACGTACTAAAGAGGGTAAGGTGGATTTTGCTGCGCTGGTGAATAGCCCTAGTTTGCGTGGTTTGATCAACAAAGGCCGCAGCTATTCTGATGATATTGATGAAAAAGTGGCAAAACGTGCTGCAAACTCAGGGTTGTCGTATGTCACTTCAATCAAGGGTAATTCCAATGCATTTAAAATGCTGTCCCAAGGGCGTGCGGATTACACCGTTGAATATGAAGAATTGTGGATGTACGCCAAGCGCAATACGGCAGATTTAAGTTCCGCCAAACTGAAGGCGCTACCGATTGATAATGCCAAGTTGTTAACTGGTGGCATCGTGTGCCCACGCACGGCATGGGGCCGAGATGCCATCATAAAAATTCGTAACATCACGAGCCAGCTTGCTTCAAATCCTGAATTTCAGAATAGAACCAATCGCTGGCAATCTCCTGAAACGTTATCAACTTACAAGGTGGCGCTGGACCAGTTTTATAAGGAAATGGGCAAGCCACTCAATTTGAAGGAACTGCCACCTATTCTGATCGGGCGTCAGCCTAAATGGGAGAATAATATTTGA
- a CDS encoding ATP-binding protein, whose amino-acid sequence MFKGRWQWLRELARRARLMSMPRWLEHILPSRLLPRLLWVMAVGVLASQLIGNAIWANYLQNKSEQEVSAAADHIALGAVSAVHFFQSLPPNYRPLVIQQLREMGGTRFFVTVNDSPIPVHGIAVQPLSNQVLQVIRQIFEQKLPQLTDLRLAFAWPNQLAVSSDGMTVSQLPDHWIKNTLLMAPRPAPVLVIQTEIEPGHWLYLATLMPDPYFLDNSDPMPPERWLLQLITLFTVLLLTWVVVRWITRPLAALSEAAEAFGKGESPPLPAEGSEEFIRTAHAFGAMRERIQRYLEDREKLFAAISHDLRTPITRLKLRTEMLDDEAVRLEFHEDLDELDMMVKGALQSVKDSDIHENRTRIRLDALLGRMVRDSRMAGHEIAYSRCGLWVMVKPLALKRALSNLIDNALFYGERVEISVLEGVGKVVIVVRDHGPGVPDEALATLFDPYVRLDHGRQHNHQGHGLGLGIARNIIQAHGGVLELSNHPQGGLQAMVTLPQD is encoded by the coding sequence ATGTTTAAAGGGCGGTGGCAATGGTTGCGTGAATTGGCGCGACGCGCCCGTTTAATGAGCATGCCACGTTGGTTAGAGCATATTTTGCCATCGCGATTATTGCCGCGTTTATTGTGGGTGATGGCCGTTGGGGTGTTGGCGTCGCAATTAATTGGCAATGCAATTTGGGCGAATTATTTGCAAAATAAGTCCGAGCAAGAGGTCAGCGCGGCGGCCGACCATATTGCGCTCGGCGCGGTGAGTGCGGTGCATTTTTTTCAAAGTTTACCGCCCAATTATCGGCCGCTAGTAATTCAGCAATTACGCGAAATGGGCGGGACGCGGTTTTTTGTAACGGTTAATGATAGCCCGATCCCTGTGCATGGTATTGCCGTGCAGCCTTTATCCAATCAGGTTTTGCAGGTTATACGTCAAATATTTGAACAAAAACTACCGCAGTTAACTGATTTGCGTTTGGCCTTTGCTTGGCCGAATCAATTGGCGGTTTCTAGCGATGGCATGACTGTTTCGCAATTACCCGATCACTGGATTAAAAACACCTTGTTGATGGCGCCGCGCCCAGCGCCGGTGTTGGTGATTCAAACTGAAATTGAGCCCGGACATTGGCTGTATTTGGCCACCTTAATGCCCGATCCTTATTTTTTGGATAATAGCGATCCAATGCCGCCTGAGCGTTGGCTATTGCAATTGATTACTTTATTTACGGTATTACTTTTGACTTGGGTGGTGGTGCGCTGGATTACGCGGCCATTAGCCGCGCTATCGGAAGCGGCCGAAGCGTTTGGTAAGGGCGAGTCGCCGCCGTTACCGGCCGAAGGTAGCGAAGAATTTATTCGTACTGCCCATGCCTTTGGCGCGATGCGCGAGCGGATTCAACGTTATTTAGAAGACCGTGAAAAACTTTTTGCCGCGATATCACATGATTTACGTACGCCGATCACGCGGCTGAAATTACGCACCGAAATGCTCGACGATGAAGCGGTCAGGTTGGAGTTTCATGAAGACCTCGACGAGCTCGATATGATGGTCAAAGGCGCTTTGCAAAGCGTTAAAGACAGCGATATTCATGAAAATCGCACCCGAATTCGTCTTGATGCGCTGCTTGGACGGATGGTTAGAGATTCGCGCATGGCCGGGCATGAAATTGCCTATAGCCGCTGCGGTTTATGGGTGATGGTTAAGCCGTTGGCGCTCAAACGCGCCTTAAGTAATTTGATCGACAACGCGCTGTTTTACGGGGAGCGGGTTGAGATCTCGGTACTGGAAGGCGTGGGCAAGGTGGTGATTGTGGTGCGCGATCATGGACCTGGCGTTCCCGATGAGGCGTTGGCGACGTTGTTTGATCCTTATGTTCGGCTAGATCATGGTCGGCAGCATAATCATCAAGGGCATGGTCTGGGCCTAGGGATTGCACGCAATATTATTCAGGCCCACGGTGGCGTTTTAGAGTTGAGTAATCATCCACAAGGCGGCTTGCAAGCCATGGTGACGCTACCGCAGGATTGA
- a CDS encoding response regulator, with product MSRKILIVDDDLKTRTLLKAYLERNQYDVRLAPDGETFLSEFERYKDELSLVILDVMLPDTDGFALCQTVRKNSNVPIIMLTASSDETDRIVGLELGADDYIAKPYNPRELLARIKAIHRRTGIETGSGTGRYYRFVGFTLDTVERNLMSPDGDVVKLTGLDFQLLKMFLEHPGQILDRSQLAEETRGRDAGPLDRSLDVQVSRLRQRLEDDGKHPNLIKTVRGAGYVLSAEVTISHV from the coding sequence ATGAGCCGTAAGATTTTAATTGTGGATGATGATTTAAAAACCCGCACATTGCTCAAAGCGTATTTGGAGCGCAATCAATATGATGTGCGTCTTGCCCCCGATGGCGAAACATTTTTGAGCGAATTTGAGCGTTATAAAGACGAGCTCAGTTTGGTGATTTTAGATGTAATGCTGCCAGACACCGATGGCTTTGCTTTATGCCAAACCGTGCGAAAAAATAGCAATGTGCCCATTATTATGCTGACCGCCAGCTCGGACGAGACGGATCGAATTGTCGGCCTTGAATTGGGCGCCGATGATTATATTGCTAAGCCATATAACCCCCGTGAATTACTGGCGCGCATCAAAGCCATTCATCGCCGTACCGGTATTGAGACGGGCTCTGGGACTGGGCGTTACTATCGTTTTGTTGGTTTTACGCTCGATACGGTTGAGCGTAATTTAATGTCGCCCGATGGGGATGTCGTGAAGCTCACCGGCTTGGATTTTCAGTTATTGAAAATGTTTTTAGAGCACCCGGGGCAGATTTTGGATCGCAGCCAATTGGCCGAAGAAACACGTGGCCGTGATGCTGGGCCGCTGGATCGCTCGCTTGATGTGCAAGTGAGCCGTTTACGGCAACGTTTAGAAGACGATGGTAAGCACCCCAATTTGATTAAAACCGTGCGCGGCGCGGGTTATGTGCTCTCGGCCGAGGTGACCATTAGTCATGTTTAA
- a CDS encoding ABC transporter substrate-binding protein — protein MKIIKYPAISLILLLLSSALHAAEPLDVLHWWTSPNERRAADFLRQKMAEENIEWRDSAIPGGAGVGAMKVLKSRVLSGKPPAVSQLIGPAINEWAELGLILELDSAAVRWQSQLFPTVWNLVEHRQHTVAVPLGIHRINTLLYNKKIFDRLGLKPPRDFNDFRRIALILQAAGITPLAQSSEAWQVATLFETLVLAEGDVSFYRDLFVHKNPQAYLDPRFAQALNRLREWKTYTHKTTGDLPWTEVAKQFASGQAAMLVMGDWMKGELVAQGLVLDVDFACSVVPKTEDVHLYSIDTLVMFAGDYAKQVNQERFAQLMVSPAVQIGYNRIKGSIPVRRDIDISSMDRCSKASWRAFSRGVAFQAPSLVHRMAADETFKDVVVAQIQTFYLDDKISVAETQQRLAAMVKALNRKDE, from the coding sequence GTGAAAATCATAAAATACCCTGCGATCAGTCTGATTTTGTTGCTGCTCAGTAGTGCACTACACGCCGCTGAACCGCTGGATGTTTTGCATTGGTGGACTTCGCCCAATGAGCGGCGGGCGGCAGATTTTTTGCGGCAAAAAATGGCGGAAGAAAATATTGAATGGCGTGACTCGGCGATTCCGGGGGGCGCAGGCGTTGGCGCGATGAAGGTGCTCAAAAGCCGCGTGTTATCGGGCAAGCCGCCAGCGGTGTCGCAGTTGATCGGTCCGGCGATTAATGAATGGGCTGAACTAGGCCTGATTTTAGAATTAGACAGTGCGGCGGTACGTTGGCAAAGCCAGTTATTTCCCACGGTGTGGAATCTGGTCGAGCATCGGCAACATACGGTGGCGGTGCCGCTGGGGATTCATCGCATTAATACCTTGCTGTATAACAAAAAAATATTTGATCGCTTGGGATTAAAACCGCCGCGTGATTTTAACGATTTTCGCCGGATTGCTTTAATATTGCAGGCCGCTGGGATTACGCCTTTGGCGCAAAGCAGTGAAGCTTGGCAAGTGGCCACTTTATTTGAAACGCTGGTGCTGGCCGAGGGCGACGTATCGTTTTATCGTGATTTATTTGTGCATAAAAATCCACAAGCATATTTAGACCCGCGCTTTGCTCAGGCTTTAAATCGTTTACGCGAATGGAAAACCTATACGCATAAAACCACGGGCGATCTGCCGTGGACTGAGGTGGCCAAGCAATTTGCCAGCGGGCAAGCGGCGATGTTGGTGATGGGCGACTGGATGAAAGGCGAGCTGGTGGCGCAAGGTTTGGTCTTGGACGTTGATTTTGCCTGTAGCGTTGTGCCCAAGACCGAGGACGTTCATCTCTATAGCATTGATACTTTGGTGATGTTTGCTGGGGATTATGCCAAGCAAGTGAATCAAGAGCGCTTTGCACAATTGATGGTGTCACCGGCGGTGCAAATCGGTTACAACCGAATTAAAGGCTCGATACCGGTGCGAAGGGATATCGATATCAGCAGTATGGATCGTTGTAGTAAGGCTTCATGGCGCGCTTTTTCCCGTGGGGTGGCATTTCAAGCACCAAGCTTGGTGCACCGAATGGCGGCCGATGAAACCTTTAAAGATGTGGTAGTGGCACAGATTCAAACTTTTTATTTAGATGACAAGATTTCAGTTGCCGAAACGCAGCAGCGCTTAGCGGCGATGGTGAAAGCGCTTAATCGCAAAGATGAGTAA
- a CDS encoding extracellular solute-binding protein, whose product MRTLNTRHLLLATLLAAGTAQAGTVNIESWRVDDKALWEEVLIPAFQKKNPGIQVKFTPTAPTEYDSSLTARLTGATAGDLITCRPFDKSLDLFKKGQLEKLDGKAGMENFPASAKVAWQTDDGKATYCMPMASVIHGYFYNKKIFKDLNLPVPKTQAEFFAAMEKIKAAGKTPIALGTADQWESNQTVLTNVGANNWKGEEGRKALIAGKAKFTDPQFVAAWEQLSKMGPLMGKGASAQTYADSQNLFAMGKAGVYPAGSWDIAYFNKEGLDFGAFPPPVAKAGDQCYISDHTDIGMGVNPKAKNKADAYKFLAWLGSQEFADLYTNKVTGFFSLSNHLISVQDPVAKQMLDWRKTCKSTIRLNAQIMNRGTPAMENELWNVSSQVLNGKMAPKDAAAQIQTGFAKWYAPQQK is encoded by the coding sequence ATGCGCACTCTGAACACACGTCATCTCTTACTAGCGACTTTATTGGCAGCAGGAACCGCCCAAGCAGGTACCGTGAATATCGAATCATGGCGAGTCGATGATAAAGCCCTCTGGGAAGAAGTGTTAATTCCAGCGTTTCAAAAAAAGAACCCAGGCATTCAAGTTAAATTTACGCCAACGGCTCCCACTGAATACGATTCAAGCTTAACCGCCCGCCTTACCGGTGCTACTGCTGGCGATTTAATCACTTGCCGTCCATTTGATAAATCACTGGATTTATTTAAAAAAGGTCAGCTTGAAAAACTCGACGGCAAAGCCGGCATGGAAAACTTCCCCGCCTCTGCCAAAGTGGCATGGCAAACCGATGATGGCAAAGCGACGTACTGTATGCCAATGGCCTCGGTCATTCATGGGTATTTTTACAATAAAAAAATCTTTAAAGATCTGAACTTGCCAGTACCCAAAACGCAAGCTGAGTTTTTTGCCGCGATGGAAAAAATCAAAGCCGCAGGCAAAACGCCAATCGCTTTAGGCACGGCTGATCAGTGGGAATCAAACCAAACGGTATTGACCAACGTCGGCGCCAATAACTGGAAAGGCGAAGAAGGCCGCAAAGCCTTAATCGCTGGTAAAGCCAAATTCACTGACCCACAATTTGTTGCTGCTTGGGAACAACTGAGCAAAATGGGCCCGCTGATGGGCAAAGGTGCTTCAGCCCAAACCTATGCCGATAGCCAAAACTTGTTCGCCATGGGCAAAGCCGGTGTGTATCCAGCAGGTAGCTGGGACATCGCTTACTTTAATAAAGAAGGCCTAGACTTTGGCGCCTTCCCACCGCCAGTCGCCAAAGCGGGTGACCAATGCTATATCTCGGATCACACCGATATTGGTATGGGCGTAAACCCAAAAGCCAAAAACAAAGCCGATGCGTATAAATTCTTGGCTTGGCTTGGTTCACAAGAATTTGCCGACCTTTACACCAATAAAGTCACCGGCTTTTTCTCACTATCGAATCATCTGATTTCGGTACAAGACCCAGTGGCCAAACAAATGCTCGATTGGCGCAAAACCTGCAAATCCACCATTCGCCTAAACGCGCAAATCATGAACCGTGGCACGCCAGCGATGGAAAATGAATTGTGGAACGTCAGCTCGCAAGTGCTCAACGGCAAAATGGCACCGAAAGACGCCGCAGCGCAAATCCAAACTGGTTTTGCAAAATGGTATGCCCCGCAGCAAAAATAA
- a CDS encoding carbohydrate ABC transporter permease, with product MKRWHIVLFLAPAVLIYSVFSALPLLDTLRLGFYATNDTGASHFSGLSNYLTILTDPAWSSAFWNAMGNNFKFFLIHLLIQNPIGLILATLLSLKGLKFARQYRTFIFLPTLLSVVIIGFIWQLILSPLWGVSESMLNAVGLGEYFQPWLGEEGSALITLALISVWQFVGIPMMLIYAALLAVPEDIVEAAHVEGASAWRIFWEIKLPLILPTLGLVTILTYVGNFNAFDLIYSVKGAIAGPNYSTDILGTLFYRTFFGYQSQIGSPTMGAAVATLMFLVILCGVGAYFYFVQRKLTRYEL from the coding sequence ATGAAACGCTGGCATATCGTTTTATTTCTTGCGCCTGCGGTACTGATTTATTCGGTCTTTAGCGCCTTACCTTTACTCGACACTTTGCGTCTTGGTTTTTACGCCACCAACGACACCGGTGCCAGCCATTTTTCGGGATTGAGTAATTACCTGACCATTCTCACCGATCCCGCTTGGTCAAGCGCGTTTTGGAATGCAATGGGCAATAACTTTAAGTTTTTTTTGATTCATTTACTGATTCAAAACCCAATTGGCTTGATCTTAGCCACGCTGTTGTCACTCAAAGGGCTCAAGTTCGCGCGGCAATACCGAACTTTTATTTTCCTCCCCACGCTGCTGTCGGTGGTGATTATTGGTTTTATTTGGCAGCTGATTTTGTCGCCATTGTGGGGCGTTTCAGAATCAATGCTCAATGCGGTCGGACTGGGGGAGTATTTCCAGCCATGGCTCGGTGAAGAAGGCTCGGCGCTAATTACCCTCGCATTAATTTCGGTTTGGCAATTCGTTGGCATCCCAATGATGCTGATTTACGCCGCGCTACTGGCCGTGCCCGAAGACATTGTCGAAGCCGCCCACGTGGAAGGCGCGTCTGCTTGGCGTATTTTCTGGGAAATCAAACTGCCGCTGATTTTGCCCACGCTAGGGCTGGTGACGATTCTGACTTATGTCGGCAACTTTAATGCCTTTGATTTGATTTACTCGGTGAAAGGCGCGATTGCTGGGCCGAACTACAGTACCGATATTTTAGGGACTTTGTTTTACCGCACCTTCTTTGGCTACCAAAGCCAAATCGGCAGCCCAACCATGGGCGCGGCAGTGGCAACGCTGATGTTCCTCGTCATCCTCTGTGGCGTCGGCGCTTACTTTTACTTCGTGCAGCGCAAGCTGACGCGTTACGAGTTGTGA